A window of the Methanoculleus horonobensis genome harbors these coding sequences:
- a CDS encoding lysylphosphatidylglycerol synthase transmembrane domain-containing protein, translating into MWKKVSAVVIPTLIAVGIVAYMLYRVWDELLLTLEHAVIPFLFAAVGICVVAWVLRGYRYRFILEGLDVRKSLWFSTACIFISQTANLIVPARLGDFVRMLILKHEDDATYSQGFSSLVVERVFDILMIAILGAVALPFVLAVLDVPDWFITVIVVPLAAGAVFFAVLLWSGRMESGNRIVAAIQRMLDEVKRASLNPRALGVLSGSSLLIWLVDVLVCYAVVLMFQAPVPFGIVVLAIVIGNLVKAVPITPGGVGTYELALALTFGLAGTPAVTATLIAVIDHLIKNLVTLVGGVGSIYYFGDWSMSLLKRAFNREIEKEDTFGG; encoded by the coding sequence ATGTGGAAAAAAGTTAGCGCGGTCGTCATCCCCACCCTGATCGCGGTCGGAATCGTCGCCTACATGCTCTACCGCGTATGGGACGAACTCCTGCTGACGCTCGAGCACGCCGTAATACCCTTCCTCTTTGCCGCCGTCGGGATCTGCGTTGTTGCCTGGGTTCTCCGGGGGTACCGGTACCGGTTCATCCTGGAGGGGCTCGACGTCAGAAAGAGCCTCTGGTTCTCGACCGCCTGCATATTCATCTCCCAGACGGCGAACCTCATCGTCCCCGCGCGCCTCGGTGATTTCGTGCGGATGCTGATCTTAAAGCACGAGGACGACGCCACCTACTCGCAGGGGTTCTCTTCCCTCGTCGTCGAGCGTGTCTTCGACATCCTGATGATCGCGATACTCGGTGCCGTCGCGCTCCCGTTCGTCCTCGCGGTTCTCGACGTCCCCGACTGGTTCATCACGGTCATCGTCGTCCCCCTCGCCGCAGGGGCCGTCTTCTTCGCCGTGCTGCTCTGGTCGGGCAGGATGGAGTCGGGGAACCGGATCGTCGCCGCCATCCAGAGGATGCTTGATGAGGTGAAGCGGGCCTCCCTCAACCCCCGGGCTCTCGGTGTGCTCAGCGGGTCATCGCTCCTGATCTGGCTCGTCGACGTGCTGGTCTGCTACGCGGTCGTCTTGATGTTCCAGGCGCCGGTGCCGTTCGGCATCGTCGTCCTCGCGATCGTCATCGGCAACCTCGTCAAGGCCGTTCCGATCACTCCGGGAGGGGTGGGAACCTACGAGCTCGCGCTCGCGCTGACGTTCGGGCTCGCGGGAACCCCGGCGGTCACGGCAACGCTGATAGCGGTCATCGACCACCTGATCAAGAACCTGGTCACGCTCGTCGGGGGCGTCGGGTCGATCTACTACTTCGGCGACTGGTCGATGAGCCTCCTGAAGAGAGCATTCAACAGGGAGATCGAGAAGGAGGATACGTTTGGCGGTTGA